Proteins encoded together in one Miscanthus floridulus cultivar M001 chromosome 16, ASM1932011v1, whole genome shotgun sequence window:
- the LOC136513646 gene encoding uncharacterized protein, with protein sequence MAKARSSAKQSRAQAQQSNGGGGHALSSKLARYLDPEASWDKDQLLDAVHWIRQAVGLICGLLWGAVPLVGAVWIALFLTISTGIIYWYYTYLLKIDEEEYGGHGALLQEGLFASFTLFLLSWTLVYSVAHF encoded by the exons ATGGCCAAGGCCAGGTCGTCGGCGAAGCAGTCGCGCGCGCAGGCGCAGCAGtcaaacggcggcggcggccacgcgcTGTCCTCCAAGCTCGCGAGGTACCTCGACCCGGAGGCCTCCTGGGACAAG GACCAACTGCTGGACGCGGTGCACTGGATCCGCCAGGCGGTGGGGCTCATCTGCGGCCTGCTCTGGGGAGCCGTCCCCCTCGTCGGCGCCGTCTGGATCGCACT ATTTCTGACCATCTCGACTGGCATTATCTATTGGTACTACACATACCTGTTGAAGATTGACGAGGAGGAATATGGAGGCCATGGGGCGCTACTTCAGGAGGGTCTTTTCGCTTCGTTCACCCTTTTCCTG CTTTCATGGACTCTAGTATACAGTGTGGCTCACTTTTGA
- the LOC136512554 gene encoding scarecrow-like protein 9: MAAKEASKNSPKGESKATAQQKSRGTRHLKKEVVDLRTLLIHCAQAVAADDRLLASELIKKIRQHSSRDGECCQRLAFYFVNGLEARLAGTGSQLFHKMLAKRISEDDVLKVYNFYLAVCPFNRASYTFANQTFMETSAGHSRVHIVDFGVCTGFQWPSLIQLFGEQGVPPRLRITGIEVPRPGFSPLENIERAGKLLADYANMYKVPFQYQGIYSRYEDIQIEDLNIDEDEVLIINCMYQMKNLGDETVAMNSARDRVLKIMRRMNPKVFIFGILNGSYSSPFFVTCFKELLFHYSSLFDMLDMSAPRDNEERKLLEGGMLGREILNIVACEGADRIERPETYQQWQARCHKAGFEQLPLDPAIMKLVSWMKKEVYHEDFVADEDNGWLLQGWKGRVLYALSKWKVNESCADK, encoded by the coding sequence ATGGCTGCAAAGGAAGCAAGTAAGAATTCACCAAAGGGTGAAAGCAAAGCAACTGCTCAACAGAAGTCTCGAGGTACTAGGCACCTCAAGAAAGAGGTGGTCGATCTCAGGACCCTCCTCATCCACTGTGCACAGGCTGTGGCAGCTGATGACCGTCTGTTGGCCAGTGAGCTCATCAAGAAGATAAGACAACACTCCTCAAGAGATGGAGAGTGTTGCCAGAGACTGGCATTTTACTTCGTGAATGGCCTTGAGGCACGCCTGGCTGGGACAGGGAGCCAGTTGTTCCACAAGATGCTGGCGAAGCGGATAAGCGAAGACGACGTGTTgaaggtctacaacttttatcttGCAGTTTGCCCTTTCAACAGGGCATCATACACCTTCGCTAACCAAACTTTTATGGAAACGTCAGCGGGCCACTCCAGGGTGCACATCGTCGATTTTGGTGTCTGCACTGGTTTTCAATGGCCATCACTGATTCAGCTTTTCGGTGAGCAAGGAGTGCCTCCAAGGCTTCGGATTACAGGTATAGAAGTGCCACGGCCAGGTTTCAGCCCCTTGGAGAATATTGAGCGGGCAGGGAAGCTGTTGGCTGACTATGCAAACATGTACAAGGTACCCTTTCAGTATCAGGGCATTTACTCACGATATGAAGATATTCAGATCGAAGATCTTAACATTGACGAGGATGAAGTGCTTATAATCAACTGCATGTACCAGATGAAGAACCTCGGCGATGAGACAGTAGCCATGAATAGCGCAAGGGATAGGGTACTGAAGATCATGAGGAGGATGAACCCAAAGGTGTTTATTTTCGGCATTCTGAATGGATCATACAGTTCCCCCTTCTTCGTGACATGTTTCAAAGAGCTTCTGTTCCATTACTCCTCGCTATTTGACATGCTTGATATGAGTGCTCCACGAGATAATGAAGAAAGAAAGCTCTTAGAGGGTGGAATGCTTGGGCGGGAAATCTTAAACATTGTAGCATGTGAGGGTGCTGACAGGATTGAGAggccagaaacttaccagcagtggcAAGCAAGGTGCCACAAGGCTGGGTTCGAGCAGCTTCCTCTCGATCCTGCCATCATGAAGTTAGTATCATGGATGAAGAAAGAAGTTTACCATGAGGACTTTGTTGCTGATGAAGACAACGGCTGGCTGCTACAAGGGTGGAAAGGGAGAGTACTGTATGCACTGTCCAAATGGAAGGTTAATGAATCATGTGCTGATAAGTAA
- the LOC136512420 gene encoding scarecrow-like protein 9, translated as MDNPEYCEINSNITLNYINQKLMEERADENISTDKHHDALQAMEKPFYDILGKAYPSSPKQTVINSGNQSDFPDDINNNYNDLECSGSSVSDILGRKGVRLIDIDGGSELCNVVLQFNRTAEEARKLVPSIEKLVVDPESNGLSSSKQTVEATIRQHSKHTNKIRSHPHVDLELVEGRNSKHSAISTSEIIRDEIFDRVLLCDEQYHCDVAHLREMKAKEANITLQYVRNTRSAQGKEKSQGKKQEKEEVDLRALLIQCAQAISSNNHPFASELLKKIRHHSLPYGDGSQRLASYFADALEARAAGTGSQMYQKLVMKQASCTDMLKAYSLFIAVCPFVRVAYYFANKTIVDVLGGRPRVHIIDFGILFGFQWPSLIQRLAKREGGPPQLRITGIDVPETGFRPCKKIEETGKRLAEYARMFNVPFQYQGVASRWEDIYISDLKIDKDEVLIVNCLHKMKNLGDETEDIDSARDRVLRIMKRMNPNVLIIGVTNGLYSSPFFLPRFREALFYYSSQFDMLNSTVAQNYEARILIERDLLGADVFNVVACDGAERIERPESYKQWQVRIHKAGFKQLPVNQTILKSSVDRKELYHEDFVIDEDCGWLLQGWKGRITHALSSWKPKDS; from the coding sequence ATGGACAACCCTGAGTACTGTGAGATAAACTCAAACATAACTCTCAACTATATAAACCAAAAGCTGATGGAAGAAAGAGCTGATGAGAATATTAGCACGGACAAACATCATGATGCACTCCAGGCCATGGAGAAGCCCTTCTACGATATTCTTGGAAAGGCATATCCATCCTCACCTAAACAGACTGTGATCAATAGTGGCAATCAATCAGATTTCCCTGATGATATTAACAACAATTATAATGACCTGGAATGCAGTGGTAGCTCTGTCAGTGATATTCTTGGGCGCAAGGGTGTGCGCTTGATAGACATAGATGGCGGTTCTGAACTTTGCAATGTGGTTTTGCAATTCAACAGAACTGCTGAGGAAGCAAGGAAGCTTGTTCCAAGTATCGAGAAATTGGTGGTTGATCCAGAGAGCAATGGTCTTTCCAGTTCCAAACAAACAGTTGAGGCAACAATTAGACAACATAGCAAGCATACAAACAAAATAAGGAGCCACCCTCATGTGGACTTGGAGTTGGTGGAGGGGAGAAACAGTAAGCATTCAGCAATCTCAACTAGTGAAATAATCCGGGATGAAATATTTGACAGAGTTCTGCTCTGTGATGAACAGTACCATTGCGATGTGGCTCACCTTagagaaatgaaggcaaaagAAGCAAACATAACTCTGCAGTATGTCCGAAACACAAGATCTGCCCAAGGAAAAGAGAAGTCACAAGGTAagaagcaagaaaaagaagaggttGATCTCAGGGCTCTTCTCATCCAGTGTGCACAAGCGATATCATCTAACAATCATCCATTTGCCAGTGAGCTACTGAAAAAGATCAGGCATCATTCTTTGCCATATGGAGATGGTTCTCAGAGGCTGGCAAGTTATTTTGCAGACGCTCTTGAGGCACGTGCGGCTGGGACTGGGAGTCAAATGTATCAGAAGTTAGTGATGAAGCAAGCAAGCTGCACAGACATGCTGAAGGCCTACAGCCTTTTCATTGCAGTATGCCCTTTCGTCAGGGTAGCATACTACTTTGCCAATAAAACAATCGTTGATGTATTGGGGGGTCGACCAAGGGTGCACATAATTGATTTTGGCATCTTGTTTGGCTTTCAGTGGCCATCGCTAATCCAGCGGCTTGCAAAGCGAGAAGGTGGCCCCCCTCAACTTCGCATCACAGGTATTGATGTACCCGAGACAGGTTTTCGCCCCTGTAAAAAGATTGAGGAGACAGGAAAGCGGTTGGCTGAgtatgcaagaatgttcaatgtACCTTTTCAGTATCAAGGCGTTGCCTCACGTTGGGAAGACATATACATTTCAGATCTCAAAATTGACAAGGATGAGGTGCTCATAGTCAACTGCTTGCACAAAATGAAAAACCTTGGCGATGAGACGGAAGACATAGATAGTGCAAGGGATAGGGTACTGCGTATCATGAAGAGGATGAATCCAAATGTTCTCATAATTGGTGTCACGAATGGGTTGTACAGCTCCCCGTTCTTCCTACCACGATTCAGAGAGGCTTTGTTCTATTACTCATCACAGTTTGACATGCTAAATTCAACTGTTGCACAGAATTATGAGGCAAGGATCCTGATAGAGAGGGATCTCCTTGGGGCAGATGTGTTTAATGTTGTAGCATGTGATGGTGCAGAGAGGATCGAGAGGCCAGAGAGTTACAAACAATGGCAAGTAAGAATCCACAAGGCTGGGTTCAAGCAACTTCCTGTTAATCAGACCATTCTAAAGAGTTCAGTAGACAGAAAGGAGCTTTATCATGAAGACTTTGTCATCGACGAAGATTGTGGCTGGTTGCTGCAGGGATGGAAAGGAAGGATAACGCATGCACTGTCTTCTTGGAAACCTAAAGATTCATAG
- the LOC136510298 gene encoding uncharacterized mitochondrial protein AtMg00810-like: protein MKETFDMSDLGVEVCQDASSITLRQTHYAKHILELSGMAGCNPAHTPMEKLRLSRHNTAEEVDSTHYRRLVGSLRYLVHTRSDLAFAVGFVSRFMERPTTEHLQAVKPWQNGRCGGAEGGQQVCSSSGQESSLP from the coding sequence ATGAAGGAGAcgttcgacatgagcgacctcggcGTTGAGGTGTGCCAAGATGCCAGCAGCATCACCCTCCGTCAAACCCATTACGCCAAGCACATCCTCGAGCTCAGCGGCATGGCTGGATGCAACCCAGCGCACACCCCGATGGAGAAGCTTAGGCTCAGCCGTCACAACACGGCGGAGGAGGTGGACTCCACGCACTACCGGCGGCTCGTCGGCAGCCTCCGCTACCTGGTGCACACCCGGTCGGACTTGGCGTTCGCGGTCGGGTTCGTGAGCCGGTTCATGGAGCGGCCCACGACGGAGCACCTACAGGCCGTTAAGCCTTGGCAGAATGGTCGATGTGGTGGAGCTGAAGGTGGACAACAAGTCtgctctagctctggccaagaatCCAGTCTTCCATGA